Genomic window (Vibrio pomeroyi):
CATCGGCATGGAATAGGTTAATGATTCGACCTGACGCCGTACCCACAATCACACCCATCGCCATCATAGCTAAACCTGTTTTAGGCTCACTTGCTATCAACAAGAAGGCGGCATCGCCCATGGTGGACACCAACACGGCAACAACCGCACCAAACCCGAGTTTGCCGGATATAAATTGCGTGGTAACCACAATCGCACCGCCACAGCCGGGTAAAGCGCCCATGAGTGCAGCAAACACCACTTGGTTTGACCGAGACTGATGCACAAGCTTGTTGAAGACGTTGTCTTTGTTGATGTAAAGGCTTAACCAGTGGTAAATCGCCAAGGTTAAAGCAACATAACATGATACAGCCCAGAACGCGTCTGACAGAGTGGTCACCGTCAATTCACGTGTAGCGGGAGCTGCCACAAGAGCGGCAAGTGAGATAGGTAATAGCAGTCGCTTAAATGACAGTGAAAATTGAGTTGTTTTCGAAGCACGACTGCTTGGCAAAAAAGAGATTAGACGATCCATAGGTGTTACTCAAAATTAGTGGCATAAGATAAATATATACGAATGATAATAATTATCAATTGCATTTGTTGTTTTTTTATCTATTGTTACTATTGGCTAAACCTAGGAAACATGACCAATCTAAAAAAATGAGGTAAAGTATGGCTAATAAAGAGAGGCTCTAAAGGTAGAGTCATAATTGTTAGTGTAATAGGAAGAAACATGATTTTAGTTGTTGGTCACAAAAACCCTGATAGTGACAGTATTTGTAGTGCGTTAGTTGCAACAGAGCTTCTTAAAGCTCGTGGCGAGGAAGCGACACCAATTCGCCAAGGCGAGATCAACCGCGAAACTCAACACATTCTAGAAGTCGCTGGCGCTGAAAAGCCAGAGCTTCGTACTTCTGTTGCTGGTGAGAAAATCTGGCTAGTTGACTACTCAGATCTAGCACAAGCACCAGACGATGTTGCTGATGCAGAGATCATAGGTATTGTCGATCACCACCGTCTAGGCGACGTGATGACAGTAAACCCAATGGAAGCTTGGATCTGGCCTGTTGGTTGTACAAACACTGTACTTTTCAACATGTTCAAGATTGAAGGTCACGCTATCTCTCAACAAATCGCTAAGCTAATGATGTCTGCAATTCTTTCAGACACAGTTGGTTTCGCATCTCCAACATGTACTCAAAAAGACAAAGACGCGGTTGCTGAACTTGCTGAAATCGCAGGTGTAGAAGACGTTGATGTATTCATCAAAGCACTTCTAATCGCTAAAACAAACATCGAAGGCCTATCTGCTGCACAGCTAGTAGAAAAAGACCTTAAAGGCTACCCATTCAACGGTCGCGATGTTGTTGTTGGTCAAGTTGAGCTGGCAACTCTTGAGCAAGTAGACGGTATGATCGAAGCTCTAGAAACTGATCTTGAAGAGCGTTGTGAGAAAGACGGTCTAGCATTTGCTGCGGTAATGCTAACTGACATCACTACTGCGCAAACTCGCCTTCTTTACAAAGGTGAGTGGGCTGAGAAATTGGTTAAGCACGAGAAAGACGGCGTATTGATGATGGAAAATACACTAAGCCGTAAGAAGCAAGGTTGGCCTTGGCTACAAGGTGAGCTTGTTTAATCAAGTCACTTAAATAATAAACGCCTGCTTATTTAGCAGGCGTTTTTCTTTGAAGTAGCCTTTCTTCTCAATAGAAATATTTGAAGTTAATACTACTCAGCATAAAATGAACAAAGTTACTGACTAACGTAGGAAATTAAGATGACTACACAGCTAGACGATAAAAAAATCGCTGAAATTAATAAGTATACGGGTGAGCAACGCCTTAAATACTGTGTGAAAGAAATCGTAGCAAACCGTGAAGTATGGATCTTAACCGATGAACACGGTTGTGTAATGCTAAACACAGAAGACGAAGACTGTGTTCCAGTATGGCCAAACCAAGAGTTCGCAGAGTCGTGGGCAACGGGCGATTGGTCTGAGTGTAAAGCTGAGTCTATCTCATTAAACAAATGGCACAGTCGCTGGACTAACGGTCTAGAAGACGATGAACTTGCTGTGGTTGTATTCCCGAACGAGCAAGAAGAAGGCGTTATCCTGTTCCCTGATGAGTTCGACTTCGAGCTGAAGAAGCAAGCCGCTAAGCGCTAATCTTCTCGTTACATCATAAGTCAGCGTTGCCTCTTGCTAGGCAGCGCTTTAGTTCTGTTTTATCTTTTCAGCTATGTTTATCGTTTCAGCTCTCCCCCAAACAACAAAATCACTATCTCACGTTCTAATCAGTATCCAATCAGTTGATACAAAGGTGCTTGTTGTGCGTCTTTTGCTGCTCGTTGAAGTACGCCTGTCTCGCTGTATTTCTTGAGAATCTTTCTTACCACAGGCTTAGCTTCTGCTTTGGTCATTCCCGCTTTCAATTCTGGTTCATACAACAGCTGTAGTAGCACCACATCTAATGGCGATAATAAGTCCTCTGGCGTGTGATCATTGAAGATAGAAGGGTAGGCCTTGTCTGAGTCGTTCGGTAGCCCTAGCACTTGCGTTATCTCCTCTACGATACAGGCGACAAGCTTGCCTCGCGACCTTGCTTGATCAACGGGGATAACAATCCCGGCATAAATAATCTCACCTTTGGAGTTCGTTCGATAACCGGCAGTACAAATAGCGCTGTTTAGGTGCTGGGTCGATTTAAGCTTGAGTATGCTTTTAGATTCCGCTATCCACTTACTCTGCCTTGTGTATAACCATTTAACATTGGCTTCGGACTCTTTGCTGACGATTTTTATGGGGTGTTGCGTCACTTCGGATAAGTGCTGGATATGAAGTTCTGTGAGCTCTTGATGGAGTTCTTTGTCGCCAACGCGGTGATCAACCCATATCTTGATCGGTTGTTTCCATTTAGCGAGTGGTTTATTGCCTTGGGAATATTCGTGTTGCAGCGCCACGTTGTAGAAGGCCGTTTCTACGAACGACTTATCTAACCAAGTGAGAGGTGTGCTTACGGCATGAAAAGAGACAACCGCAAGCAAGAGGGGAAGCATTGAAGCTTTTGTTAGCATGCATTACCCCTCTAGTGGCGAGTGAAAAAGCGAAACCAGTCTAGTGGTTTGGCGCTTTGGAGAAATGGCTCTCAACCAGTCTTTGGGTGATTTGGTGAGTAGGGTTGGTCAGCACTTGATCTGTTTCACCACTTTCAACCACATTACCTTCGTGCATCACGATGATCTTGTCGGTGATATGCTTAACAATACCAAGGTGTTGAGATACGTAAACGAACGACACGCCCATCTCTTCTTGCAGCTCTAAGAACAAATTGATGATTTGCGAGCGCATTGCCATGTCCAAACCATTCAACGCTTCATCAGCAACGATGATCGATGGTTGAAGTATCAAGGCACGAGCTAAACAAACTCTCTGTTTCTGGCCCGCAGCAAGCATCTGAGGGTAGAAGTAAGCATGTTCCGGAAGAAGACCCACACGTAATAATGTGTCTTTCACACGACGCATACGGGCTTCTGGTGGCATGTTGGTGTTTCGCTTCAATGGGCCTTCAAGAATGCGACCAATCTGAATACGTGGGTTAAGCGATGTGTTCGGATCTTGGAAGATCATGCGAATCAGCTTACAACGAGTCGAGTAGTCTTTATGTTCTAGTTTTTCACCATTCACACGAATCTCACCCGCAGTTGGCTCTACCATACCTGCTAGCATTCTCGCTAATGTCGATTTCCCGGAACCATTCTGGCCGATAAAACCAATCGTCTGTCCGGCTTCAAGGCTAAAGCTCACCGGCTTTACGGCTTGATGAATCTTCTTACGGAAAAGACCAGAGCGAGTCGTAAAGTCTTTAGATAGATCACTGACTTCTAATAATGCACTCATGATTTCTTTTTCTTCTCCATATTCAGAGGGAAGTGACAGTTAAACTTATGGTTTTTGATACGCTTGGTGTGTGGGATCTCGACACACTGTCTTTGCGCGTATGGGCAACGTGGCCCTAATCGACAACCAATAGGAAGGTGCTGTAGCGGAGGAATCGACCCCGGTAGCGACTGAAGCTTCTCTTTGTGAGGGATCCAGTCGTTAAAGTCTGGCATCGCTTTCAATAGCGCAACTGTGTAAGGGTGTTTAGGCGCATCCAAAAGCTTTTGCGTGTCAGCCGATTCAACAGACTGACCACAGTACATTACGGTAATGCGAGTCGCCCATTGGGTAATGGTGGTTAAGTCATGACCGATCAGAACAATAGTCGTATTATTGAGCTGATTCATTCGACTCAATAGTCGCAGTATTTGAGACTGTGTAATTGGGTCTAAATCGTTGGTTGGTTCATCGGCAATCAAGACTTTTGGCTTGGCTGCGATCGCCATGGCAATCATCACCTTTTGACACTCACCATCGGTCAGCTCATATGAGTAGCTGTCCATTAGACGAGAGTGATCTTTGATACCGACTTTGTGTAGTAACGCTATCGCTTGTTTCTTACGCCACTTAAATCGTTGCCACCAACGTCCTTCAAAGGCGTGTGAAGGAATCGCTTCAATCAGCTGATGTCCCACCTTTTCGGAAGGATCAAGACACGTCGATGGTTCTTGGAATATCATTGCGATATCACGAGCAATAACACGTCGGCGCTCTTTAGGAGTCAGTTGGAGTAAGTCAACGTTTCCCAGTCTCATTCGGTCAGCAGAGACCTTCCAGTTCTCCTTACAAACACCAACGATCGCTTTCGCAACCAAACTCTTACCAGAGCCTGATTCGCCTACTAGGCCACGAATTTCCCCTTCATTAAGGGTAATACTCATTCGATCTACCGCTTTAACCATCCCTTGAGGAGTCTCAATCTCGATGGTTAGATGTCGAATATCAAGTAACGGCATTATTCGATTCCTGCATTTAGCGCTTGGCGAACACCTTCACCGACAAGGTTAATCACGATCACTGTAAACATAATAGCTAAGCCGGGTAGGGTTACTGTCCATGGTGCTAGGTAAATCAGTTCTACTGAGTCACCCAAGATTGAGCCCCATTCTGTACTCGGTGCTTGAGCGCCAAGACCAAGGAAGCCTAAGGCTGTGATATCCAGAATCGCCACTGATAATGCCAATGTCACTTCTAGTGCAACCACGGTAAGAATATTGGGAACAATCGAGTTCCATAACAGGTAAAAGTCGTTCGCACCATCAAGGCGAGAAGCAAGAATGTAGTCTTTTTCAACTTCAGCATGCACGGCGATGTAGACCGAGCGTATAAACCTCGGGATCAGTGCTAAACAGATGGCAAGTAGGATATTAAATTCACCAAAGCCAAGAAAGGCAACGAAGATAATCGCCAGTAGCAACGATGGAATCGACATAACCGTATCAAGCAGGTGGTTGAGCGTGCTTGATAATAGCCCTCGCGTCATACCGGCAAGTACGCCAATCAGGCAGCCAATCACGGCCGCGATAAAGGTGATAACAACTGCAGCACCGAAAGTCAGCTGAGAGCCAATAATCAGACGAGAAAGAATGTCTCGACCTAAGTCATCGGTACCGAGGAAGTATTCAACCGTTCCAGCAGGATCCCAAGAAGGCGGCGTTAGTAGATGCCCCGTTTGCTCTTGAGAGTCGTGCGGAGCAAGCCATGGTGAAGTAACCGTAACTAGAATGATAAGCACCAAACACCACAGGCCAAACATCGCGAGGTTGTTGGCACGGAAGCTTCGCCAGAAACGCTCGAACTGGGTTGGAATCTGTTCTTCTTGGTAGACGTTATTTGTTAGCATACCATTCCTTCCTTACCAGTGGATTGACCATCGCGCCCAATAGGTCGGACAGAATGTTCGCCGTCAAAACCAGTGTTGCCACTACAATTACGCCCGCTTGAATTGACACATAATCTTGATTAGACAGAGCATCTAAGAGCCAGCGACCAATGCCCGGCCAGTTAAAAATCGATTCAGTAATGATCGCGAGCGTTAACATACTCGATAGCTGAACACCGACCTTAGGAATAATTGGTGGAATCGCATTTCTTAACACGTGCTGAGTGATGATCTCTCGTGTTGAAAGACCTTTTATTCGGGCTGCGCGGATATAGTTTTGAGTCATCACCTCTGCAACCGATGCTCGCATGAGTCGGATAACTTGAGTGGTTGGTGCGAGTGCTAAAACAAGACAAGGCAGCGCCATGTGTTCGATAACACTTTGTAGTGCATGTGCTCGGTAGCGTCCTTCAGCAAAAAAAGCATCAATCATCGCAAAGCCAGTCACGTGCTCAATCTCATAAAGTAGGTCGTATCGACCGCCGACAGGGAACATTTCAAAGTGCAGTGAGAACACCATGATCATCAACAGTGCGACCCAGAATATAGGTGCCGAGTAACCTGCCATTGAAGTGAACGAGATAGTCGTATCGACAAACTTACCTTGTCTCATGCCCGCGATAGTTCCAAAAGGAATACCAATAAAGAGCGCTAACACAAAGGCGAAGAAACACAGTTCTAGAGTCGCAGGGAATACAACGACTAACTCATCAATGATGGGCACACCGTGTTTACTCAAACCGAAGTTGAGCGTCGATAATTCAGCAATATAGCTAATCCAACCGGGCCAGAAATCTTGAATTGCCCAAGGTGAGGTTTGGTCTAATCGAAGCAATGAAAAACCAACCAGAGTCAGAATCGCTAGGGTAATAACGAATAAGTTTATACGTCTTAATGTATACCAAAACATCAGCGCACCTCCCTTCTGACTTGATCAAAAGGTTGGGCATTGAATGGGCTCTGTTTAAAGCCTGTTAGCGAACGATCGTGTACACGGAATTGCACGCCATGCGCCAGAGGAATCACAGGAACTTCTTCATTGAGAATGTTTTGCGCTTGTCGATACAAGTTCACACGGTGCCTTTGTTGATTGATCTCTAAAGCTAAATCCAGAAGGAAATCAAAGTCTGAATTACACCACATAGAGACGTTTAACCCTGCGCGTTCAGAACTGCAAGAGAGCAGGGGACGTAAGAAGTTGTCAGGATCACCCGTGTTGCCAATCCAGCCCGTCAGGAGCAAGTCTGTTGAGGCAATGGATGAAAGCTGTGTGCGGTCGAATCGGTCGTCGGTATAGAGTTTCAGTTCGATACCAATATCGGCCAAGTTTGCTTGAATCAATTCTGCTGTTTTTCGTGGGCTTGGGTTGTAGGCGCGAGGCTCTAAAGGAACCCACATTGAAAGTTCTAACCCCGGTTCAACACCTGCTTCTTTCAGCAGTGCCACAGCATAGTTTCGGTCGTAACGCACTTGAACGCTGTCTTTTTGGTGAGCCCAAGAAGTTGGAGGCAGTAAGGTATAAGCTTTGGTGCCGGTACCGTAATAAACAGAATCGAGAATGTTCTGGCGGTTGATCGCCAAGTTCAGTGCTTTACGGACTCGTGAATCACGCAGGGCTGGATGCTCAGTATTAAGTGCAATAAAAGAAACATTAACCGCAGGCGTTGCGGAGATCTGCAACTCTTCATGAGCTTGGATAATCGGGATCTGACTCGAAATCGGTGAGTTTAGTACGTCACATTCGTTGCGAAGGAGTTTGGCAAGCGTACCTGTTCCGCGTTGTGAGGTGTCGAACACAACTTGGTCCATTTGAACATCACCTTTCCAGTAATGCTTGTTCTTTTTTAAGCGCACTAGATCGTTGATCTGGTATTCATCTAAGTAGAAAGGACCTGTGCCTACTGGCTTAGAATCGATCTGGTTTTTTTCATCCGCCGCAACGAGCTTATTAGCGTATTCTTTGGAATGAATGACCGCGTAGCTGGTGGCGATGTTATTGAGGAATGAATTGTCAGGGCGACTCAATTGGAACTTAACCGTCAGGTCATCGACTGCCGTGATATCGACAATTAGGTTTTTGAAATCAATACCCGCAAACCATGGATATAAGCCGCCACCCACATAGTGAAATGGGTTCGAGCTATCAATGATGCGTTCGAAACTAAAGACAACATCTTGCGCATTCATGCTACGAGTTGGAGTAAACCAATCTGTGGTTTGAAACTCAACATTAGGGCGCAATGTGAAAGTGTACTCAGTACCTGATTCATCGACAGACCAGCTTGTTGCCAAGTTCTGTTGTGGTCGATAAGTCATAGGATCAAGCGTTAGCAAGGTATCGAAGATTTGGGGGCTCAGCGATTCTGCGGTAATGCCACTATCAACCAATTGTGGGTTGAAGGTACTAGGGTTACCTTGGCCGCAATAAATGAAGCCTTTTTCACGGATCTGTTCGTGATCCACACTCTCACCACATCCGGCTAAAAAGCTCAGCGTGCAGATGCTCAGTGATAGTCTTATTAGTGCTTTCATAAAAAGAAATACTTTTCGAAACGAGGCGTTAGAGGAGCCTCAAGATCCGGACAATTTAACATTTTATTTATTCGGCTCCAAATAATAATCTAGTGTGGGCAGCTATTTATCGTTAGCTTGTCCGACAATCGCGTACTTCCTCACCATTCCTCGTAATTGGTTGTAGGTTAACCCGAGTAATTCAGCAGCTTGCTTCTGATTGTACTTGCTCTGTTTTAAGGCTTGATTGAGTAGCTTGATGTCTTGCTGCTCCTGCCATGCTTTGTAATCCAACGGCAAAGAAAAAGCGCTATCAAATGAAGTATGGCTGTTGGACTGAGCATTGCCAGTTTCTGGGGTCGAATCTTGATCTGTTTTCCATGCTGGTTTGAATGGGTTAAACACCAAAGATTCAATAGGATATGGATTCTTACCATGCTGGTAGATCGCGCGCTCAATGACGTTTTTCAGCTCTCGCACATTCCCTGGCCAAGAGTACTCCAATAGCGATTCAACGGCTGATGGAGCAAAGCCGACAAACAACTCCAATTCCAATTCACGACACATCTTAATGGCATAGTATTCTGCCAATAACGTGATGTCCTCTTTGCGTTCACGAAGCGGCGGGATAGTAATTACATCAAACGCCAATCTATCGAGTAAATCGGCTCTGAATTCGCCTTTTAAAGCCATCTCCGGTAAATCGGCGTTGGTTGCACACACCAGCCTTACATTGGCACTCAAAGCTTTTTGGCCACCAACACGTTCATATTGTCCGTATTCGATAACGCGTAATAGCTTCTCTTGAACGGCAAGGGGAGTGGTAGCAAGTTCATCAAGAAACAGTGTTCCGCCTTCAGCTCTTTCAAAACGTCCTTGATGACGACCTTTCGAACCAGTAAAGGAACCCGATTCATGACCAAACAACTCAGAATCAATCAAACCTTCACTGAGTGTTGAACAGTTCAGCGAGATCAAAGGCTGATCCCAGCGTCTTGAAAGGTAATGCAGTCTTTGCGCGATCAACTCTTTACCTGTACCACGCTCACCAATGATCAGAATGGGCCTTTCAATTGGTGCGAGTTGAGAAACTTTATCTAAAACAGAGAGAAAGCTAGGTGATTCACCAATAAGATTCTGCTGCATAGCGGGTCCTTGTGTGAGCTGAGTGCTGGTGGAAGTAATTTAAGGGCTGTAGTGGTGAAAAATACCAATACTTGGTTAAATTCATCATAGCATGTATCGAGTTAATCACCATTTTATTGTAAGTGACTGATAATAAATGGCTTAAAAGTTGGCACGCTACTTGGATTAGTTATGGTAGGTTTAACAACAAACGTAAATTTGTGAGCAAGTGGATTGAGAATCGAATGACGATTTAAAACGCATTTGCCATCATTGTAATTAAGGAGTTCCTCATGGGTATTTTTTCTCGCTTTGCAGACATTGTAAATTCAAACATCAGTGCACTATTAGATAAGGCTGAAGATCCTGAAAAGATGATTCGCCTGATTATCCAAGAAATGGAAGACACGCTGGTTGAGGTCCGCACTAACTCAGCAAAAGCCATCGCAGACAAGAAAGAGCTAGCACGCAAAGTTGAAGCTATCGAAACTCAGATTCTAGATTGGCAAAATAAAGCGACACTAGCGCTAACTAAACAACGCGAAGATCTGGCGAGAGCTGCTTTGATTGAAAAGCAGAAACTTGAAGACATCATCAAGAGCCTTCACACAGAGCAAACTTTGGTTCATGAAACCATCGAAAAGCTAACCAGTGAGATTGGTAAGCTAGAAACTAAAATTGCAGAAACTCGTGCAAAGCAGCAAGCATTGATGATTCGTAATAATGCAGCGAGCAATCGTCGTGATGTTCAAAAACATCTGCATTCAAGCAAAACCAACGAAGCAATGGCGAAGTTTGAGCAATTCTCGCGTAAAGTGGATGAATTAGAAGCTGAAGCTGACGTTTACGCAAAAACAGGCAACGCAAAATCGTTAGACCAAGAGTTTGCCGAGCTACAAGCTCAAGACGAAATTGAAAAAGAGCTAGCGAAACTGAAGCAACAAGTTGAAAACCGCGATAAATAATTTAGGAGTTTTCTATGTCAACATTTCTAATTGCAGGTCCACTGATTGTCTTCTTGATCTTCGTGGCACCGCTATGGTTATTCTTACATTACCGCAGCAAGAAGAAATCCAGTAACGGTCTTTCAGAAACGGATCTTCAGCGCCTGCACAAGCTTTCAGCGCAAGCAGAATCGATGCAAGATCGTGTGAAAACACTAGAAAAAATACTGGATGCGGAGTCGCCTAACTGGAGACGAAACTATGAGTAGAGAACTGTATCGCGACCCAATCAACGGAAAATTGTCTGGCGTGTGTGCGGGCTTAGCGAACTACTTTGGTCTTGAAGTTTGGCTGGTTCGAATCTTAGTTATCTCTGCAGCACTGCTCGGTGGTAGTTTTCTGGTCTTGTTAGCGTATTTAGCTTTGACATTTATGCTTGAAAAACAACCACCTCAGTATGTGGATGAGATGAAAGCCAAACAAGAGCATACGCTGAAGCAAAAGCCTTGGGAAAAGGGGCAAACTGCGGAGTCTTTACTGGGCACTTTAGAGGGTGATTTCCAGAAGTTAGAGACCAGTGTCCGCAACATGGAAGCTTATGTCACCTCAGACACGTTTAAAGTGAATCGTGAATTTAAGAACATGTAGCGCTAAAACCTAAAAAAGATTAGATAACGGTTTAGGAAAATTTATTCCAAGCCGTTATTTTTTTTAATAATTTTCTCTAAATAAATCTTACGCCGACTGGTAAGTTACATGCGATTAATCTATGTTATAAAAATATTTATAGATATGGATGATCACCAATGTATAGAGCCTCCCTTGTCCTATTGACGGCCTTAGCTGGGTTGTCTGGGTGTGGTAAGGAGCTTCCTCCCGTACCTGAGCCTGAATCTAGACCCGCCAAACTCTTCACTGTCTCCGTTGGCAATAATGCCTTTGAACGTAGTTTCCCTGCCACCACAGAAGCTGGTGATAAAGCCGTTCTTGCGTTCCGTGTTCCTGGGTTACTTCAGACTATCGATGTCACATCGGGTCAACAGGTTACCAAAGGTGACAAACTTGCAACGCTTAACCCTGATGAATATCAGCTGTTAGAAAAGCAAGCAAGAGCCAACTTTAAACTTGCCGATGTTCAATACCAACGTTCGATTAAGCTGCGTAAAGACCGAGTGGTTTCAGAGCAAGATTTCGATCAAGCGAAAGCTAACCACAACTCGGCTAAAGCTGTCTTGAACCAAGCTAAAGCTAACCTGCGTTACACCACTCTGGTTGCGCCTTACGATGGAACGATTTCCATCATTCCTGCTGAGAACCATGAATACATCGCCGCGAAACAAGGTGTGATGAATATTCAAACTAATCAGATTCTTAAAGTCGTTTTCTTATTACCCGACCAACTTATCACGCGCTTTTCTTCAGGGTTTGAAACCGATGCAACCATGGTATTTGATGCGTTTCCTGAGAACCCTTACGTTTTGACTTTCCAAGAAGTTGATACCGAAGCGGATCCAAAAACGGGTTCATACAAGGTAACCATGGTAATGGAAAGACCAACCGATATCGGTATTTTACCGGGAATGTCTGGCACGGTAAGACTTGTTTCTGCGCAAGCTGCTGCGACCAAAATCCCTACGTCGGCAATGATAACTGATGGCGATGATGTGTCTGTATGGCGCGTAAACAACGACGGAATTGTTGAGAACGTAGCAATCGTTATTGATGAAAAACGCCACATCGTCTCTGGATTGAATGATGGAGACCGCATTGTCACTTCAGGCGTTAATGGACTTGAGCCGGGCGTGAAAGTCCGAGAGTGGATCAAGGAAAGGGGGCTATAA
Coding sequences:
- the pspB gene encoding envelope stress response membrane protein PspB translates to MSTFLIAGPLIVFLIFVAPLWLFLHYRSKKKSSNGLSETDLQRLHKLSAQAESMQDRVKTLEKILDAESPNWRRNYE
- the pspC gene encoding envelope stress response membrane protein PspC, coding for MSRELYRDPINGKLSGVCAGLANYFGLEVWLVRILVISAALLGGSFLVLLAYLALTFMLEKQPPQYVDEMKAKQEHTLKQKPWEKGQTAESLLGTLEGDFQKLETSVRNMEAYVTSDTFKVNREFKNM
- a CDS encoding efflux RND transporter periplasmic adaptor subunit; protein product: MYRASLVLLTALAGLSGCGKELPPVPEPESRPAKLFTVSVGNNAFERSFPATTEAGDKAVLAFRVPGLLQTIDVTSGQQVTKGDKLATLNPDEYQLLEKQARANFKLADVQYQRSIKLRKDRVVSEQDFDQAKANHNSAKAVLNQAKANLRYTTLVAPYDGTISIIPAENHEYIAAKQGVMNIQTNQILKVVFLLPDQLITRFSSGFETDATMVFDAFPENPYVLTFQEVDTEADPKTGSYKVTMVMERPTDIGILPGMSGTVRLVSAQAAATKIPTSAMITDGDDVSVWRVNNDGIVENVAIVIDEKRHIVSGLNDGDRIVTSGVNGLEPGVKVREWIKERGL